The following proteins come from a genomic window of Yinghuangia sp. ASG 101:
- a CDS encoding right-handed parallel beta-helix repeat-containing protein: MAGRVLQVVQGTRWLRRSGEYSSIGQALAAAAPGDSVTVAAGTYVEDVTVSVPVTLTCADGPGTVVVEAADGVALTILADAAVHGLTVEGGAGVLSTGVVIDGCSPIIEELTVRGASVVALELRGGADPVVRRCRVGNPQGIGIGVTGLARGAFEDCDITGTGREGVDVRDGGRPRITNCRVREVSGHGMRFSGPGSGGTISQCEIHDGSDTEPAVFAGDQATPELISCHIHDVGGGGVCVAGGASPTVTDCRIERVGWAGISIGGQASGGTAVRTEITAVKGTGVQVDDLAVFTLDDCHIRDAEANGVSVDRGANATLVGCRLRDTGRSGVDVHGPSEVTLTNCTLRSFGRNGLSIVDHGARASVIDCEFHDSTGGHPAVWVGDGADAALGECRIHDVLDAVKVGGVGTGLSMHNVEIHDVEETAVSVGQGAIVSVNGCRVRKGTTGVWFTDGDCGGIIADCVIEDVTDGISITGAAGPTVRRVTVERANGEGIRVSGGGHGDFEDCEVVAGRGLAIHVREGCRPVFSRCRTRGNAKGGFEFDDSGPVANECTSQGDGPGSGGADGGGATTPTLKPASKQPGVATLTERLTVPGPRAGTSPGGDDARTETRTPEELLGELDALVGLESVKREVRNLIDLISVGRRREEAGLKAPTLRRHLVFTGSPGTGKTTVARLYGEIAAALGVLRAGHLVEVSRVDLVGEHIGSTAPRTKEVFDRARGGVLFIDEAYSLAPPDAARDFGREAIDTLVKMMEDHRDDVVVIVAGYTDEMERFLATNPGFGSRFSRTITFQDYSAEDLVEIIGKQVAEHEYALTDAARTSLLTYFRRLPRGAGFGNAREARRTFETMIENHATRLARMPEADMEDLRTLHAADLPDLPG; this comes from the coding sequence ATGGCGGGTCGGGTTCTTCAGGTCGTGCAGGGCACCCGCTGGCTCCGGCGTTCGGGGGAGTACTCCTCGATCGGCCAGGCCCTCGCCGCCGCGGCGCCGGGTGATTCGGTGACAGTGGCCGCCGGGACATACGTCGAGGACGTCACCGTCTCCGTACCGGTCACGCTGACCTGCGCCGACGGCCCCGGCACGGTGGTGGTCGAGGCGGCGGACGGCGTCGCGCTGACCATCCTCGCGGACGCCGCGGTGCACGGGCTCACGGTCGAGGGCGGCGCCGGCGTCCTCTCGACGGGGGTCGTCATCGACGGGTGCTCGCCGATCATCGAGGAACTGACCGTGCGCGGCGCTTCCGTCGTCGCGCTCGAACTGCGTGGCGGCGCGGACCCCGTCGTGCGGCGCTGCCGGGTCGGCAACCCGCAGGGCATAGGCATCGGCGTCACGGGCCTGGCCCGAGGGGCGTTCGAGGACTGCGACATCACCGGCACCGGCCGCGAGGGCGTCGACGTGCGGGACGGGGGGCGTCCCAGGATCACGAACTGCCGGGTGCGCGAGGTCTCCGGGCACGGCATGCGGTTCAGCGGCCCGGGCTCCGGCGGCACCATCAGCCAGTGCGAGATCCACGACGGGTCCGACACCGAGCCGGCGGTGTTCGCGGGCGACCAGGCGACCCCCGAGCTCATCTCGTGCCACATCCACGACGTCGGCGGCGGCGGCGTCTGCGTCGCGGGCGGTGCCTCGCCCACGGTGACCGACTGCCGGATCGAACGCGTCGGCTGGGCGGGGATCTCGATCGGCGGGCAGGCCAGCGGCGGGACGGCGGTGCGCACCGAGATCACCGCCGTCAAGGGCACCGGCGTGCAGGTCGACGACCTCGCCGTGTTCACGCTCGACGACTGCCACATCCGCGACGCGGAGGCCAACGGCGTGTCCGTCGACCGCGGGGCCAACGCCACGCTGGTCGGCTGCCGGCTGCGCGACACCGGCCGCAGCGGTGTGGACGTCCACGGCCCCAGCGAAGTGACGCTGACCAACTGCACGTTGCGCAGCTTCGGCCGCAACGGCCTGTCGATCGTCGACCACGGGGCGCGGGCGTCCGTCATCGACTGCGAGTTCCACGACTCGACCGGCGGGCACCCCGCGGTGTGGGTCGGCGACGGCGCCGACGCCGCGCTGGGCGAATGCCGGATCCACGACGTGCTCGACGCCGTCAAGGTCGGCGGCGTCGGCACGGGGCTGTCGATGCACAACGTCGAGATCCACGACGTGGAGGAGACCGCCGTCTCGGTGGGCCAAGGCGCGATCGTGTCGGTCAACGGCTGCCGCGTGCGCAAGGGGACCACGGGCGTGTGGTTCACCGACGGCGATTGCGGGGGCATCATCGCCGACTGCGTCATCGAGGACGTGACGGACGGGATTTCGATCACCGGGGCCGCCGGGCCGACCGTGCGCCGGGTGACCGTGGAGCGCGCGAACGGCGAGGGCATCCGGGTATCCGGCGGCGGACACGGCGACTTCGAGGACTGCGAGGTCGTCGCCGGCCGGGGCCTCGCGATCCACGTGCGCGAGGGCTGCCGTCCCGTCTTCAGCCGCTGCCGGACGCGCGGCAACGCCAAGGGCGGTTTCGAGTTCGACGACTCCGGCCCCGTCGCGAACGAGTGCACCTCGCAGGGCGACGGACCCGGCTCCGGGGGCGCGGACGGCGGCGGCGCGACGACGCCCACCCTCAAGCCCGCGTCCAAGCAGCCGGGCGTCGCCACGCTCACCGAACGCCTCACCGTGCCCGGCCCCCGCGCGGGCACCAGCCCCGGCGGTGACGACGCACGGACCGAGACCCGCACCCCCGAGGAACTCCTCGGCGAACTCGACGCGTTGGTGGGGTTGGAGTCGGTCAAGCGCGAAGTGCGCAACCTCATCGACCTCATCTCGGTCGGGCGCCGCCGCGAGGAGGCCGGGCTCAAGGCCCCGACCCTGCGGCGGCACCTCGTCTTCACGGGGTCGCCCGGCACCGGCAAGACCACCGTCGCCCGCCTCTACGGCGAAATCGCCGCCGCGTTGGGGGTGTTGCGCGCCGGCCACCTGGTCGAGGTCTCGCGCGTCGACCTCGTCGGCGAGCACATCGGGTCGACGGCGCCGCGTACCAAAGAGGTGTTCGACCGGGCGCGGGGCGGCGTGCTGTTCATCGACGAGGCGTACAGCCTCGCACCGCCGGACGCGGCCCGCGACTTCGGCCGCGAGGCGATCGACACGCTGGTGAAGATGATGGAGGACCACCGCGATGACGTGGTGGTCATCGTGGCCGGCTACACCGACGAGATGGAGCGGTTCCTCGCCACGAACCCCGGCTTCGGATCGCGTTTCTCACGGACCATCACCTTCCAGGACTACTCGGCCGAGGACCTCGTGGAGATCATCGGCAAGCAGGTCGCCGAGCACGAGTACGCCCTGACGGACGCCGCCCGCACGTCGCTGCTCACGTACTTCCGCCGTCTTCCGCGCGGCGCGGGGTTCGGCAACGCGCGCGAGGCGCGGCGCACGTTCGAGACGATGATCGAGAACCACGCCACGCGCCTGGCCCGCATGCCGGAGGCGGATATGGAGGACCTGCGCACGCTGCACGCGGCGGATCTGCCCGACCTGCCGGGCTGA
- the ppgK gene encoding polyphosphate--glucose phosphotransferase — MDTCFGIDIGGTGIKGAPVDTAAGRLLHERLRLLTPQPSAPEAVLEVVGDIVTRFSWRGPVGVTFPGVVVDGVTRTAANVDRGWIDLDARRLLAEALHAPVTLVNDADAAGMAEMRFGAGRGRRGTVLVLTFGTGIGSALFHNGVLVPNTEFGHLELHGRKAEHHASGNVREEHDLSWEQWAHRVSHYLRYLEMLFSPSLFVIGGGVSKKADKFLPHVRHVRAEIVPAALHNDAGIVGAALAAQALRGDAPLPQFPTGVPDAANSRESPEP, encoded by the coding sequence GTGGACACCTGTTTCGGCATCGACATCGGCGGCACGGGGATCAAGGGCGCACCCGTCGACACCGCCGCCGGGCGCCTGCTGCACGAGCGCCTGCGCCTGCTGACGCCCCAACCGTCGGCTCCCGAGGCGGTGTTGGAGGTGGTCGGCGACATCGTCACGCGTTTCTCGTGGCGCGGGCCGGTCGGCGTCACGTTCCCCGGCGTCGTCGTCGACGGCGTCACCCGCACCGCGGCGAACGTCGACCGCGGGTGGATCGACCTCGACGCCCGCAGGCTCCTCGCGGAGGCGCTGCACGCGCCGGTCACGCTGGTCAACGACGCCGACGCGGCCGGAATGGCGGAGATGCGGTTCGGCGCGGGGCGCGGGCGGCGCGGCACGGTGCTGGTGCTCACGTTCGGGACGGGCATCGGCAGCGCGCTGTTCCACAACGGAGTGCTCGTGCCCAACACCGAGTTCGGGCACCTCGAACTGCACGGCCGCAAGGCGGAGCACCACGCGTCGGGCAACGTCCGCGAGGAGCACGACCTGAGCTGGGAGCAGTGGGCGCACCGCGTCTCGCACTACCTGCGGTACCTCGAAATGCTGTTCTCGCCCTCGCTGTTCGTCATCGGCGGCGGCGTCAGCAAGAAGGCCGACAAGTTCCTGCCGCACGTGAGGCATGTGCGCGCCGAGATCGTGCCGGCCGCGCTGCACAACGACGCCGGCATCGTGGGCGCGGCGCTCGCGGCACAGGCCCTGCGCGGGGACGCCCCGCTGCCGCAGTTCCCGACCGGCGTACCGGACGCGGCGAACTCGCGCGAATCCCCCGAACCCTGA
- a CDS encoding 3'-5' exonuclease, whose translation MAKRLLDRILVVDVEATCWDTGVPEGQANDIIEIGLTVLDIAAGERADRIGLIVRPERSSVSAFCTELTTLTQTDVDAGIAFAEACALLRSAYRSHQRVWASWGDYDRDQFARQCDALGVPYPFGPRHLNVKTLYSLAHGLPRELGMAAALSHAGQPLEGTHHRGVDDAWNIAGLLGGLFAAVRRTDS comes from the coding sequence ATGGCAAAGCGGCTTTTGGACCGGATACTCGTCGTCGACGTCGAGGCCACCTGTTGGGACACCGGCGTTCCCGAGGGCCAGGCCAACGACATCATCGAGATCGGCCTGACCGTGCTCGACATCGCCGCCGGCGAACGCGCGGACAGGATCGGGCTCATCGTGCGCCCCGAACGCTCGTCGGTGAGCGCGTTCTGTACGGAACTGACCACCCTCACCCAGACGGACGTCGACGCGGGCATCGCGTTCGCCGAAGCGTGCGCGCTGTTGCGCTCCGCGTACCGGTCGCACCAACGCGTCTGGGCGAGCTGGGGCGACTACGACCGCGACCAGTTCGCGCGCCAGTGCGACGCCCTCGGCGTGCCGTACCCGTTCGGCCCGCGCCACCTCAACGTCAAGACGCTCTACTCGCTCGCCCACGGACTGCCCCGCGAGCTCGGCATGGCCGCCGCGCTCTCCCATGCCGGACAGCCGCTCGAAGGCACGCACCACCGGGGCGTCGACGACGCCTGGAATATCGCGGGCCTGCTCGGCGGCCTGTTCGCGGCCGTGCGCCGCACCGATTCCTGA
- a CDS encoding TrmH family RNA methyltransferase yields MRSGRGAAPAIRTSTRAELRRSRRPRAHACWDHLYAAALWPQHNANLGTMLRTCDAVGACLAVPRLPWVPDAMARGNTLRKPACTHWTGDQLTWLRRQRERGARVVGVELADDAVRLADLRPARGTTVAVLGHERTGIPPEALDLLDEVVEIPMVGTGTTLNVAVAGSLVLYKLAGLV; encoded by the coding sequence ATGAGGAGCGGGCGGGGCGCCGCCCCCGCGATCCGCACCAGCACGCGCGCCGAACTGCGGCGCTCCCGGCGCCCCCGCGCGCACGCCTGCTGGGACCACTTGTACGCCGCCGCCCTCTGGCCGCAGCACAACGCCAACCTGGGCACGATGCTCCGGACCTGCGACGCGGTCGGCGCGTGCCTCGCCGTCCCGCGCCTCCCGTGGGTGCCGGACGCCATGGCCCGGGGAAACACCCTGCGCAAGCCCGCCTGCACGCACTGGACCGGAGACCAGCTCACGTGGCTGCGGCGGCAACGCGAGCGCGGAGCCCGCGTCGTCGGCGTCGAGCTGGCGGACGACGCGGTGCGCCTCGCGGACCTGCGGCCCGCCCGGGGCACCACCGTCGCCGTGCTCGGACACGAGCGCACCGGCATCCCGCCCGAGGCCCTGGACCTGCTCGACGAGGTCGTCGAGATCCCGATGGTCGGCACCGGCACCACGCTGAACGTCGCGGTCGCGGGCTCCCTCGTGCTCTACAAGCTCGCGGGGCTGGTGTGA
- a CDS encoding nucleotide pyrophosphohydrolase: protein MTSPAHTPDVPSGAPAGADVLAELTRAVRDFSAARDWEPFHTPKNIVMALSVEASELVEIFQWLTPEQASAVMADDGIAEHVREEVADVLAYLLGLCDVLGIDPAQALRDKMVKNARKYPLP from the coding sequence ATGACTTCCCCCGCACACACCCCCGACGTCCCGTCCGGCGCGCCCGCGGGAGCGGACGTGCTCGCCGAGCTGACCAGGGCCGTCCGCGACTTCTCCGCCGCGCGCGACTGGGAGCCGTTCCACACGCCCAAGAACATCGTCATGGCGCTCAGCGTCGAGGCGTCGGAGCTGGTCGAGATCTTCCAGTGGCTGACTCCCGAGCAGGCCTCCGCGGTGATGGCGGACGACGGCATAGCCGAGCACGTCCGCGAGGAGGTCGCGGACGTGCTCGCCTACCTGCTGGGGTTGTGCGACGTCCTCGGGATCGACCCCGCCCAGGCCCTGCGCGACAAGATGGTGAAGAACGCCCGCAAATACCCCCTTCCGTAG
- a CDS encoding exodeoxyribonuclease III — MRVATWNINSVGARLPRLLAWLEGAAPDVLCLQELKCDADAFPHEAVQDLGYQVAAHGDGRWNGVAILSRVGLADVVRGLEGGPDYEGVQEPRAISATCGDLRLWSVYVPNGREVTHAHYTYKLEWLKALRTAVAFDAAGERPFAVLGDFNIAPTDQDVWDIALFDGATHVSEAERAALAAFGEAGLHEVMPRALKYDVPFTFWDYRALGFQKNKGMRIDLVLGNPAFDGAVKDAYVDREARRGKGTSDHAPVVVDLDL; from the coding sequence ATGAGGGTCGCCACCTGGAACATCAACTCGGTCGGGGCCAGGCTGCCGCGCCTGCTCGCGTGGCTCGAAGGCGCCGCGCCCGACGTACTGTGCCTGCAGGAGCTGAAGTGTGACGCCGACGCGTTCCCCCACGAGGCCGTCCAGGACCTCGGCTACCAGGTCGCGGCGCACGGCGACGGCCGGTGGAACGGCGTCGCGATCCTGTCCAGGGTCGGGCTGGCGGACGTCGTGCGCGGTCTGGAGGGCGGCCCCGACTACGAGGGCGTCCAGGAACCGCGCGCGATCAGCGCGACGTGCGGCGACCTGCGCCTGTGGTCCGTCTACGTGCCCAACGGGCGCGAGGTCACCCACGCGCACTACACGTACAAACTGGAGTGGCTGAAGGCCCTGCGGACCGCGGTCGCGTTCGACGCCGCGGGAGAGCGTCCTTTCGCGGTGCTCGGCGACTTCAACATCGCCCCGACCGACCAGGACGTATGGGACATCGCGCTCTTCGACGGCGCGACACACGTCAGCGAGGCCGAGCGGGCCGCGCTGGCCGCGTTCGGCGAGGCCGGGCTGCACGAGGTCATGCCGCGCGCGCTGAAGTACGACGTCCCGTTCACGTTCTGGGACTACCGCGCCCTCGGCTTCCAGAAGAACAAGGGCATGCGCATCGACCTCGTGCTCGGCAACCCGGCGTTCGACGGCGCGGTCAAGGACGCGTACGTCGACCGCGAGGCACGCCGCGGCAAGGGGACCTCCGACCACGCGCCGGTGGTCGTGGACCTCGACCTCTGA